The following are encoded together in the Flavihumibacter fluvii genome:
- the mgtA gene encoding magnesium-translocating P-type ATPase, with protein MEKNISSEIIEQLFVQLKSGPAGLTTEQANDRFALQAKMEKLPGRYNRELKLFIRQFTNPLVLLLLIAVILSAVLGEVSDVIIIFFILVLTGIMGFLQELNAGRAVEKLRKLIEVKHMVLRDLQELELSTREIVPGDVIVFNAGDMIPADCRIIESNELHVNESTLTGESFPVEKKAGIVPEDTPLSKKHNCLWQGANIVSGTAKAVVVYSGSNTVFGSLTHSLEKEEETAFEKGIKSFGYFLLRITVILSLVILVSNLFFKKPIFDAILFSLALAIGMAPELLPAIMTFAMAAGAKRMLKKKVIVKTLSSIFNFGEVNVLCTDKTGTITEGSVGIKDVVDINGNANERIKRYTFLNAHFQQGFSNSIDQAILALNMDCNGYDKLDEIPYDFIRKRLTILVSEQGQPILITKGALPNVLEVCTFYEDADGFIQKLGNTTAEAIRDRFSGYAEEGLRVLGIACKSTMLRDISHADESDMVFMGFILLQDPIKESAVSSIAKLKELKVEVKIITGDNRYAAAHIARIIGIKSDLILTGDELNRISPEALLLRVRDAAIFAEIEPHQKERIIYALQKSKYTVAYIGDGINDVAAIHAADCGISTSNAVDIAKEAADFVLLEKDLGVLADGVIEGRKSFMNSMKYIFITTGATFGNMFSIAAASVFLPFLPMLPKQILLNNFISDLPFLTIASDNVDQEELKVPGKWNIKLIQHFMVVFGLHSSVFDFLTFWVLYSYFKLSGSAFQTGWFIESVITELVILFIVRTKKPFFKSRPGKMLLWSCIFACVITIYLPFSPFADLLGLKIEHAAQALAIAGILVLYVITGDILKLLFFKYSKFSNEPKKWQKAGI; from the coding sequence ATGGAAAAGAATATTTCATCCGAAATCATTGAACAGCTATTTGTTCAGCTTAAGTCCGGACCAGCTGGCTTAACGACTGAACAAGCCAATGATCGTTTCGCCCTGCAGGCAAAAATGGAAAAATTGCCTGGCAGGTATAACCGTGAATTGAAATTATTTATCCGGCAGTTTACCAATCCCCTGGTCTTGCTTTTATTAATAGCGGTTATTCTTTCTGCAGTGCTTGGCGAAGTCTCCGATGTAATTATCATTTTCTTCATTTTGGTGTTGACCGGAATCATGGGATTCCTCCAGGAATTGAATGCCGGTCGTGCAGTTGAAAAACTGCGCAAACTGATTGAAGTGAAGCATATGGTGCTACGTGATCTCCAGGAGCTTGAACTAAGTACCCGGGAAATTGTACCCGGGGATGTCATAGTTTTTAATGCTGGCGATATGATTCCGGCTGATTGCAGAATTATTGAAAGCAATGAATTACATGTAAATGAAAGTACGCTGACCGGTGAAAGTTTCCCGGTTGAAAAAAAAGCAGGAATAGTTCCCGAAGACACACCACTTAGCAAAAAACATAACTGCTTGTGGCAGGGTGCAAACATAGTAAGCGGAACAGCAAAAGCAGTCGTTGTCTATTCCGGCAGTAATACGGTATTTGGAAGCCTCACCCATAGCCTCGAAAAAGAGGAAGAAACGGCTTTCGAAAAAGGCATTAAAAGTTTCGGTTATTTTTTGTTAAGGATAACGGTCATATTGTCGCTGGTCATACTTGTCTCTAACCTCTTCTTTAAAAAACCCATTTTTGATGCCATCCTGTTTTCCCTGGCACTTGCCATTGGGATGGCACCGGAATTACTTCCCGCGATCATGACCTTTGCCATGGCTGCCGGAGCCAAACGGATGCTGAAAAAAAAGGTGATCGTCAAAACACTATCATCGATTTTCAATTTTGGTGAGGTGAATGTACTGTGTACCGATAAAACAGGCACCATCACGGAAGGTTCAGTGGGTATTAAGGACGTAGTGGATATCAATGGCAATGCCAATGAACGGATTAAGCGGTACACCTTCCTAAATGCTCATTTTCAACAAGGGTTTTCGAATAGCATTGATCAAGCCATTTTAGCATTGAATATGGATTGTAATGGATATGATAAACTTGATGAAATCCCCTACGATTTTATCAGGAAACGGCTTACCATTCTTGTGTCTGAGCAAGGGCAACCCATCTTGATCACAAAGGGTGCATTGCCGAATGTACTGGAGGTTTGTACATTTTATGAAGATGCTGATGGCTTCATCCAAAAGCTCGGTAATACCACCGCTGAAGCTATCAGGGACCGGTTTTCCGGGTATGCCGAAGAAGGACTTCGGGTATTGGGTATTGCCTGTAAATCAACCATGCTCCGCGATATTTCCCATGCAGATGAATCGGATATGGTTTTTATGGGTTTTATCCTGCTGCAGGATCCCATAAAAGAATCTGCTGTTTCTTCAATCGCCAAACTCAAAGAATTAAAAGTTGAGGTTAAGATTATTACCGGTGATAACCGCTATGCCGCCGCCCATATCGCCAGGATCATCGGGATAAAAAGTGACCTGATTCTGACCGGTGATGAATTGAACAGGATCTCGCCCGAGGCGTTATTACTGCGGGTGCGGGATGCGGCTATATTCGCTGAAATTGAACCGCACCAAAAAGAACGGATCATTTACGCACTGCAAAAATCAAAATATACCGTAGCCTATATTGGGGACGGCATTAACGATGTTGCAGCTATACATGCTGCTGATTGCGGTATTTCAACCAGCAATGCAGTGGATATAGCCAAGGAAGCTGCCGATTTTGTACTCCTTGAAAAGGATCTTGGTGTGCTGGCTGATGGTGTCATTGAAGGGCGTAAATCCTTTATGAATTCCATGAAGTATATTTTCATTACCACCGGTGCAACTTTTGGGAATATGTTCAGTATCGCTGCCGCATCTGTTTTTCTTCCTTTCCTGCCTATGTTACCCAAGCAGATCCTGCTGAACAATTTTATTTCAGACCTCCCTTTTCTTACTATTGCTTCCGATAATGTGGACCAGGAAGAACTTAAGGTGCCGGGAAAATGGAATATAAAACTCATCCAGCATTTTATGGTGGTATTTGGATTGCACAGCTCCGTTTTTGATTTCCTTACTTTCTGGGTCTTGTATAGTTACTTCAAGTTGTCGGGTTCAGCTTTTCAAACCGGTTGGTTTATTGAATCCGTAATAACTGAATTGGTGATTCTATTTATTGTGCGCACTAAAAAACCCTTCTTTAAAAGCAGGCCTGGAAAAATGCTGCTGTGGTCCTGCATTTTCGCCTGTGTAATTACAATTTACCTGCCTTTCTCACCCTTCGCTGATTTGCTTGGTTTAAAGATAGAGCATGCTGCACAAGCGCTGGCTATTGCCGGGATTCTTGTGTTATATGTGATTACGGGGGATATTTTGAAGTTGCTGTTTTTTAAGTATTCTAAATTTTCAAATGAACCTAAAAAATGGCAAAAAGCGGGCATTTAG
- a CDS encoding metal-dependent hydrolase family protein has translation MRRFLLAILACMLAITVDAQKTLIHCGLLIDPKARKTLVSKTIVVEGNKISDIIDGYISPATGDKVIDLKNRTVMPGLIDMHVHLEMELKKGSTVFDFTSNPTDIAFSSIKFASITLLSGFTSVRDLGGTGVNISLRNAIAKGEVIGPRVFTSGKSIATTGGHADPTNGYRKDLMGDPGPKEGVINGPDDAYKAVRQRYKDGSNLIKITATGGVLSQAKDGANAQFTEAEVKAIVAAAKDYGFMVAAHAHGAEGIKRAIRGGVNSIEHGTFMDDEGIALMKQYGTWLVPTIIAGKSTADSAKIPGYFTEIVTPKALATGPKIQATFAKAYKAGVKIAFGTDAGVFSHGKNWLEFVYMTEAGMPVMEAIRSATVAAAELLGAADMLGSIEKGKLADIIAVDGDPVKDVQAMGKVKFVMKDGKVFTSE, from the coding sequence ATGAGAAGATTTTTACTTGCAATCCTGGCCTGCATGCTTGCGATAACGGTGGATGCACAAAAAACACTGATTCACTGCGGTCTATTGATTGACCCGAAAGCCCGGAAAACACTGGTATCAAAAACCATCGTGGTGGAAGGAAATAAAATTTCGGATATTATAGATGGCTATATCTCGCCGGCAACAGGTGATAAAGTGATCGACCTGAAAAACAGGACTGTAATGCCTGGATTAATAGATATGCATGTGCACCTGGAAATGGAGTTAAAGAAAGGCTCCACCGTTTTCGATTTTACCAGTAATCCGACTGACATTGCTTTCTCTTCCATAAAATTTGCCAGCATTACCCTGCTCAGTGGATTCACTTCAGTGCGGGATCTTGGCGGCACAGGCGTTAATATTTCCTTACGCAATGCGATTGCAAAAGGTGAGGTGATCGGACCAAGGGTATTTACTTCGGGAAAATCAATCGCCACCACCGGCGGACATGCTGATCCGACCAATGGTTACCGCAAAGACCTCATGGGCGACCCGGGTCCAAAGGAAGGGGTGATTAACGGCCCGGACGATGCTTATAAAGCCGTTCGCCAAAGGTATAAAGATGGCTCAAACCTGATCAAGATCACTGCTACAGGTGGGGTACTCAGCCAGGCTAAAGATGGCGCTAATGCCCAATTTACGGAAGCAGAAGTAAAAGCCATTGTTGCCGCAGCTAAAGATTATGGCTTCATGGTGGCGGCGCATGCGCATGGTGCTGAAGGCATTAAAAGAGCCATCCGTGGCGGGGTGAATTCTATTGAACATGGAACATTCATGGATGATGAAGGAATTGCCCTCATGAAACAATATGGCACCTGGTTGGTACCCACAATTATAGCCGGTAAATCAACAGCAGACAGCGCAAAAATTCCGGGTTATTTCACGGAGATCGTCACGCCCAAAGCCCTGGCCACCGGTCCAAAAATCCAGGCAACTTTCGCAAAGGCTTATAAAGCTGGCGTAAAAATTGCCTTCGGCACAGATGCTGGTGTCTTCTCCCATGGTAAGAACTGGCTTGAATTCGTGTATATGACTGAAGCTGGTATGCCAGTTATGGAGGCCATAAGATCTGCAACAGTTGCTGCTGCAGAATTACTGGGCGCTGCCGATATGTTGGGGTCCATTGAGAAAGGCAAACTTGCCGATATTATTGCGGTGGATGGTGATCCCGTTAAGGATGTACAGGCGATGGGTAAAGTGAAATTTGTGATGAAAGATGGTAAGGTTTTTACATCCGAATAA
- a CDS encoding peroxiredoxin: MSLRLGDTAPNFKAVTTEGEIDFHEYLGNSWGVLFSHPADFTPVCTTELGRTAMLKQEFEKRNVKVLAVSVDPLDKHLSWRNDINETQHCTVDFPIIADENKVVANLYGMIHPNASETFTVRSLFIIGPDKKVKLMITYPASTGRNFFEVLRVIDSLQLTANYSVATPADWKAGEDVIVVPAVSTEDAIKKFPKGVKVVKPYLRYTPQPNLN; this comes from the coding sequence ATGAGTTTACGTTTAGGCGATACGGCGCCCAACTTCAAAGCCGTAACAACAGAAGGTGAAATTGATTTTCATGAGTACCTGGGCAATAGCTGGGGCGTTTTGTTTTCGCATCCGGCTGATTTTACACCTGTATGTACAACCGAATTGGGAAGGACTGCCATGCTGAAACAAGAGTTTGAAAAACGCAATGTAAAAGTACTGGCCGTTTCAGTTGATCCTCTGGATAAGCACCTGAGCTGGCGCAACGATATTAATGAAACCCAGCACTGTACGGTCGATTTCCCGATTATAGCCGATGAAAATAAGGTAGTGGCCAATTTGTATGGCATGATCCATCCAAACGCTTCTGAGACATTTACAGTACGGTCATTATTTATCATCGGTCCAGATAAAAAAGTGAAACTGATGATCACGTACCCGGCGTCCACCGGCCGTAACTTCTTTGAAGTTTTACGTGTTATCGATTCACTGCAACTGACCGCCAACTACAGTGTGGCCACACCGGCAGACTGGAAAGCTGGTGAAGATGTTATCGTGGTTCCTGCTGTTAGCACTGAAGATGCCATAAAGAAATTCCCGAAAGGGGTTAAAGTGGTTAAACCCTACCTGCGCTATACGCCTCAGCCTAACCTGAATTAA
- the dinB gene encoding DNA polymerase IV, producing MATQRLIAHFDLDAFFVSVECLLDPSLKGIPLAVGGNSDRSVVAACSYEARKFGIHSAMPMRNAIKLCPHLKIVNGTRSAYSHYSRLVTEIISAAAPVFEKASIDEFYLDLSGMDRFFNPLEWTLALREKIITQTSLPISFGMGANKMIAKIATDAAKPNGYLFIEPGKETEFLDPMSVSKIPGVGDQTYRDLLQLGIETIRELRACNPNLLTRYLGKSGTALWSKAHGIHTSDVTPYQEAKSVSTENTFDIDVHDPGFLQEELVRMTEKIAYELRQENKMTGCIAVKIRYPDFETTSKQATIPYTFYDDELLSQAKLLFHQLYRKGQPVRLIGVKLSELTNDAQQTNLFQDQGRKSDLYKAIDEVKNKFGKNAINKAGGMKK from the coding sequence ATGGCTACGCAAAGGCTTATCGCCCATTTTGACCTCGACGCTTTTTTTGTGTCGGTGGAATGCCTGCTTGATCCATCCTTGAAAGGGATTCCCCTGGCAGTTGGCGGTAATTCTGACCGGTCTGTGGTGGCGGCCTGTAGCTATGAGGCCCGGAAATTCGGCATACATTCTGCCATGCCTATGCGAAATGCCATAAAGCTTTGTCCGCACCTGAAAATAGTGAACGGCACCCGAAGCGCCTATTCCCATTATTCAAGGCTGGTGACTGAAATAATCTCAGCAGCGGCACCAGTCTTTGAAAAAGCCTCCATCGATGAATTTTACCTTGACCTGTCGGGGATGGACCGGTTCTTCAACCCCCTGGAATGGACCCTTGCATTGCGGGAAAAAATTATCACCCAAACCAGCCTGCCGATTTCCTTTGGCATGGGAGCTAATAAGATGATTGCCAAAATCGCCACCGATGCTGCTAAACCCAACGGTTACCTTTTTATTGAACCCGGAAAGGAAACAGAATTCCTTGATCCTATGTCAGTAAGCAAAATTCCTGGAGTAGGCGACCAGACCTACCGCGACCTGCTGCAATTGGGTATTGAAACCATCAGGGAACTGAGGGCATGTAACCCCAACCTGCTCACCCGCTACCTGGGTAAATCAGGCACTGCGTTATGGAGTAAAGCCCATGGCATCCACACCAGTGACGTGACCCCCTACCAGGAAGCCAAATCAGTATCCACTGAAAATACTTTCGACATTGATGTACATGATCCTGGATTTTTACAGGAAGAATTGGTCCGGATGACCGAAAAAATTGCCTACGAATTACGGCAAGAAAATAAAATGACCGGCTGCATTGCCGTTAAAATCAGGTACCCCGATTTCGAGACTACCTCAAAACAAGCGACCATACCCTATACTTTTTACGACGATGAATTACTATCCCAGGCTAAGCTGCTTTTTCACCAACTCTACCGGAAAGGCCAGCCTGTACGACTTATCGGCGTAAAACTCAGCGAACTGACCAATGATGCCCAGCAAACGAATTTATTCCAGGACCAGGGCCGGAAATCAGACCTGTATAAGGCCATTGACGAAGTGAAAAATAAGTTTGGAAAAAATGCCATCAACAAGGCAGGCGGTATGAAAAAATAA
- a CDS encoding Crp/Fnr family transcriptional regulator, giving the protein MSPEYQHLDKLRQQLSARHPIDEAAWADFSAIWTPVKYKRKSIITVAGETEKYLYWVTSGVQRGFHLHGDKEATIVFSYPYSFSGIIDSFLNQQPSRYFLETLTASSFLKTSYLQFEQVRKKWPDIAEVVYLFLAATVSGILERQIELMVYTAEEKFRILLKRSPHILNLIPHKYLASYLGIDPTTFSKLLSSIKI; this is encoded by the coding sequence ATGAGCCCCGAATATCAACACCTGGACAAACTGAGGCAACAGTTATCAGCAAGACATCCAATTGATGAAGCAGCATGGGCAGACTTCAGTGCCATCTGGACACCGGTAAAATACAAACGAAAATCGATCATTACCGTTGCCGGCGAAACAGAAAAATATCTTTATTGGGTAACATCCGGCGTCCAGAGAGGTTTCCATTTACATGGTGATAAAGAAGCTACCATAGTATTCAGTTATCCGTATTCCTTTTCCGGAATTATCGATTCATTCCTAAATCAGCAACCTTCAAGGTATTTCCTGGAAACCCTTACCGCCAGCAGCTTTCTAAAAACAAGTTATTTGCAGTTTGAGCAGGTAAGGAAGAAATGGCCGGATATTGCCGAAGTTGTATACCTGTTCCTGGCTGCAACAGTTAGTGGAATCCTGGAGCGCCAGATTGAATTAATGGTTTATACGGCCGAAGAAAAATTTCGCATACTCCTGAAAAGAAGTCCGCATATTTTGAATTTAATACCCCATAAATACCTGGCATCCTATCTCGGGATAGACCCAACAACTTTCAGTAAGTTATTATCAAGCATAAAGATTTAA
- a CDS encoding DinB family protein, which yields MNPLNTAILLKQLKESSIYLLDQVTRITEHLPMAMLEKNDGDGRWNTLQVLEHLNSYYVYYLPIIEEKIENSGTQPQVNFHPGWLGAYFTRMMQPKDGIVQNKMKAFKNHVPPTQLNGPQVIADFLQHQRKLIHLLQLAEGKDINKIRVPISISPLIRLKLGDTFNFIVAHNNRHWMQIEKLLPGGWS from the coding sequence ATGAACCCACTAAACACAGCTATCCTACTAAAGCAATTAAAAGAGTCATCTATTTATTTACTGGATCAGGTTACACGCATCACTGAGCACCTGCCCATGGCAATGCTGGAAAAAAATGACGGTGATGGACGATGGAATACCCTGCAGGTTTTAGAACATCTTAACTCATATTACGTGTATTACCTTCCCATTATCGAAGAAAAAATAGAAAATTCAGGGACGCAACCACAGGTTAATTTTCATCCTGGTTGGTTGGGGGCCTATTTTACCCGCATGATGCAGCCAAAGGATGGTATTGTTCAAAATAAAATGAAAGCCTTTAAAAACCATGTGCCGCCAACACAGCTAAATGGTCCCCAGGTAATTGCAGATTTCCTGCAACACCAGCGCAAATTGATCCACCTGCTGCAATTGGCAGAAGGCAAGGATATCAACAAAATAAGGGTACCCATTTCTATATCACCGCTGATCAGGCTGAAGCTGGGTGACACTTTTAATTTCATTGTGGCCCATAATAACCGCCACTGGATGCAGATCGAAAAATTATTACCCGGTGGGTGGAGCTAG
- the rimM gene encoding ribosome maturation factor RimM (Essential for efficient processing of 16S rRNA): MQYNSIGKIVASFGVNGEVILRHALGKKTALKGLETIFIEMHKNEFLPYFIQSARAKNDAEIYLALEGVVTREAALTLNQKEVWLTEEDFKRYAAKTASISMLGYHIIHGGEDIGEILEVIEQPHQVLCRIDLGGKEALIPVHSSTLQKMDPKKKQVFLDLPDGLLDLYR; the protein is encoded by the coding sequence ATGCAATACAACAGTATCGGAAAAATAGTAGCCAGTTTTGGTGTGAATGGTGAAGTGATCCTGCGCCATGCACTGGGCAAGAAAACTGCCTTAAAAGGATTGGAAACTATTTTTATTGAAATGCATAAGAATGAATTCCTTCCTTATTTTATCCAGTCGGCCCGTGCTAAAAATGATGCTGAAATTTACCTGGCACTGGAAGGGGTTGTAACCCGGGAAGCTGCCCTTACCCTTAACCAGAAAGAGGTCTGGCTCACTGAAGAAGACTTTAAGCGTTACGCTGCAAAAACAGCTTCCATCTCCATGTTAGGGTACCATATCATACATGGCGGCGAGGATATCGGTGAAATCCTTGAAGTCATTGAACAACCCCACCAGGTACTTTGCCGGATTGATCTCGGCGGCAAAGAAGCCCTCATCCCGGTGCATTCCTCCACACTCCAGAAAATGGACCCCAAAAAGAAACAGGTCTTCCTCGACCTCCCCGACGGACTGCTCGACCTTTACCGCTAG
- the rpsP gene encoding 30S ribosomal protein S16, giving the protein MPVKMRLQRHGSKKRPFYFIVVADARAPRDGKFIQKIGTYNPLTVPASIQLDRQRALDWLHKGAEPTDTVRRILSFKGVLYLKHLLRGVKLGLFDDVTAMQKFEVWHKEHEAQLKKRSDEHRKQRQVRRFPTPNRRPQPRQEGGAE; this is encoded by the coding sequence ATGCCAGTTAAAATGAGATTGCAGCGTCACGGCTCCAAGAAAAGGCCATTCTACTTCATAGTAGTGGCGGACGCACGTGCACCACGGGATGGAAAATTCATCCAAAAGATCGGTACTTACAACCCCCTGACAGTTCCAGCTTCTATCCAGTTAGATCGCCAGCGTGCGCTCGATTGGCTGCACAAAGGTGCTGAGCCAACTGATACTGTTCGCAGGATCCTTTCTTTCAAAGGCGTATTGTACCTGAAACACCTGTTGCGCGGCGTGAAGCTGGGCTTGTTTGATGATGTTACTGCTATGCAGAAATTTGAAGTATGGCACAAAGAACATGAAGCACAGTTAAAGAAGCGCAGTGATGAGCACCGCAAGCAACGCCAGGTTCGTCGTTTCCCAACGCCGAACAGAAGGCCTCAGCCACGTCAGGAAGGCGGCGCTGAATAA